A genomic stretch from Buchnera aphidicola BCc includes:
- the rimM gene encoding ribosome maturation factor RimM (Essential for efficient processing of 16S rRNA), which yields MITIGKIGKPYGILGWFHMFSYTEKKNNIFNYFPWKLEKSNILLYKNNIIHYKTHTDHFLIKIKDINNRTQTLNFIKQNILIKNFQLPKLKNKEYYWNDIFSCYIFDLKKKKIGSIKNIIDNKFYCTLEILYKKKKIYIPFIQPNFIKKIDIKKKIIVIDLTNLNNQLI from the coding sequence ATGATTACAATAGGAAAAATAGGTAAACCATATGGAATTCTAGGTTGGTTTCATATGTTTTCTTATACAGAAAAAAAAAATAATATTTTTAATTATTTTCCGTGGAAATTAGAAAAATCAAATATTTTATTATATAAAAATAATATTATACATTATAAAACACATACAGATCATTTTTTAATAAAAATAAAAGATATAAATAATCGAACACAAACTTTAAATTTTATAAAACAAAATATATTAATCAAAAATTTTCAATTACCAAAATTAAAAAATAAAGAATATTATTGGAATGATATTTTCTCATGTTATATATTTGATTTAAAAAAAAAAAAAATAGGATCTATAAAAAATATTATAGACAATAAATTTTATTGTACTTTAGAAATTTTATATAAAAAAAAAAAAATATATATACCTTTTATACAACCAAATTTCATCAAGAAAATAGATATAAAAAAAAAAATTATAGTTATTGACTTAACTAATTTAAATAACCAATTAATTTAA
- the rpsP gene encoding 30S ribosomal protein S16, translating into MIKIRLSRHGMKKKPFYQIIIANVRSSRNGKFIERVGFFNPFAKKNEEKIRISTKRIQYWLEKGAKKTNRIKNLLIQFKKISSNNIKI; encoded by the coding sequence ATGATCAAAATAAGATTATCTAGACATGGAATGAAAAAAAAACCATTTTATCAAATAATTATAGCTAATGTAAGATCCTCTAGAAATGGTAAATTTATTGAACGCGTTGGATTTTTTAATCCTTTTGCCAAAAAAAATGAAGAAAAAATACGAATTTCAACTAAAAGAATACAATATTGGTTAGAAAAAGGAGCTAAAAAAACGAATAGAATTAAAAATTTATTAATACAATTTAAAAAAATATCATCAAATAACATTAAAATATAA
- a CDS encoding helix-turn-helix domain-containing protein: protein MFKKNKNNSQFIVSKIINQEKFAFSLEDCVKLALKNYFFKLIDKNENNLYKIFLSKIEKPLFDSVMQFTRGNQTQAAIILGINRGTLRKKLNIYYKNNIFKKSKNFNI, encoded by the coding sequence ATGTTTAAAAAAAATAAAAATAATAGTCAATTTATTGTATCAAAAATCATTAATCAAGAAAAATTTGCGTTTTCTTTAGAAGATTGTGTTAAATTAGCATTAAAAAATTATTTTTTTAAATTAATAGATAAAAACGAAAATAATTTATATAAAATATTTTTATCTAAAATTGAAAAACCATTATTTGATAGTGTTATGCAATTTACTAGAGGAAATCAAACTCAAGCAGCTATAATATTAGGAATTAATAGAGGTACATTAAGAAAAAAATTAAATATTTATTATAAAAATAATATCTTTAAAAAATCAAAAAATTTTAATATATAA
- a CDS encoding RluA family pseudouridine synthase, which produces MLFKDRISLIINKKSNFIKIKKENIFLNIIFEDSEILIINKPTNFVVHLGYGNTSGTLLNALIFHYPDNLLIPRAGIVHRLDRNTTGILVVAKTISTYYFLINLFKKRKIIKEYDVIVIGRIEVDGKIEKPIKRDIYNRTKMTVGIGGKQAITYYSVITIFKNHTYLRIQLKTGRMHQIRVHLSSIFHPVLGDKIYSKGIKSNFSNCSKKMKNFLSKFNRPALHARMLNFIHPKTNKKKNWIIYPPKDMLSLINVLYSEDMN; this is translated from the coding sequence ATTTTATTTAAAGATAGAATATCTCTTATAATAAATAAAAAATCAAATTTTATTAAAATTAAAAAAGAAAATATATTTTTAAATATAATTTTTGAAGATTCTGAAATATTAATTATAAATAAACCAACTAATTTTGTAGTTCATTTAGGTTATGGGAATACATCTGGAACGTTATTAAACGCTTTAATTTTTCATTATCCTGATAATTTATTGATACCTAGAGCGGGAATAGTTCATAGATTAGATCGTAATACTACAGGAATTTTAGTAGTAGCTAAAACAATTTCTACATATTATTTTTTAATTAATTTGTTCAAAAAACGAAAAATTATTAAAGAATATGATGTTATTGTAATCGGAAGAATAGAAGTAGACGGAAAAATAGAAAAACCAATAAAACGTGATATTTACAATCGTACAAAAATGACCGTAGGTATAGGAGGTAAACAAGCAATTACATATTATTCAGTAATAACAATTTTTAAAAATCACACATATCTTCGAATTCAATTAAAAACTGGTAGAATGCATCAGATTAGAGTACATTTATCATCAATTTTTCATCCAGTATTAGGAGATAAAATATATTCTAAAGGTATTAAATCTAATTTTTCTAATTGTTCTAAAAAAATGAAAAATTTTTTATCTAAATTTAATCGACCAGCTTTACACGCTAGAATGTTAAATTTTATACATCCAAAAACGAACAAAAAAAAAAATTGGATTATCTATCCCCCAAAAGATATGTTATCATTAATTAATGTTTTATATTCAGAAGATATGAATTAA
- the rplS gene encoding 50S ribosomal protein L19, producing MNNYIRNIENQYKKKNIPSFKSGDSIIVKIWILEGEKKRIQSFEGIVIAKRNRNLNSSFTVRKISNGEGVERKFLIHSPNIHEIKIVRKGLVRKAKLYYLRSRIGKSARIKESLK from the coding sequence ATGAATAATTATATAAGAAATATAGAAAATCAGTATAAAAAAAAAAATATTCCATCATTTAAATCTGGAGATTCTATTATTGTAAAAATTTGGATTTTAGAAGGAGAAAAAAAACGTATTCAATCATTTGAAGGAATTGTAATAGCAAAAAGAAATAGAAATCTTAATTCTAGTTTTACAGTACGAAAAATATCTAATGGAGAAGGAGTAGAAAGAAAATTTTTAATTCATTCTCCAAATATACATGAAATTAAAATTGTTAGAAAAGGATTAGTAAGAAAAGCGAAATTATATTATTTACGTAGTCGTATCGGAAAATCTGCTAGAATAAAAGAATCTTTAAAATAA
- the trmD gene encoding tRNA (guanosine(37)-N1)-methyltransferase TrmD, producing MIYFTVISIFPNLFKNIFKYGIISQAIKKKIIQINILNLRDYSNNKRKKIDDKVYGGGSGMLIMFLPLFLAVKTAKKKYGKKSIVIYLSPQGKLLNQNYLKNFIKNKHIIFICGRYKGIDERFIKTQVDEEWSIGNYILSGGEIPAIVFIDVITRMIPGVLNNKKSLIEESFSNNLLDCPNYTKPKKILNYSVPKVLLSGNHKKIKEWRIKHALKNTILKKPNILKRK from the coding sequence ATGATATATTTTACTGTTATTAGTATTTTTCCAAATTTATTTAAAAATATTTTTAAATATGGAATAATATCCCAAGCAATCAAAAAAAAAATAATTCAAATAAATATATTAAATTTAAGAGATTATAGTAATAATAAAAGAAAAAAAATAGATGATAAAGTATACGGTGGTGGTTCTGGAATGTTAATTATGTTTTTACCTTTATTTTTAGCTGTTAAAACAGCTAAAAAAAAATATGGAAAAAAAAGTATTGTTATATATTTATCACCACAAGGAAAATTATTAAACCAAAATTATTTAAAAAATTTTATTAAAAATAAACATATAATATTTATTTGTGGACGTTATAAAGGTATAGACGAACGTTTTATAAAAACGCAAGTAGATGAAGAATGGTCTATTGGAAATTATATTTTAAGTGGGGGAGAAATACCTGCAATAGTATTTATTGATGTAATTACAAGAATGATACCTGGAGTTCTTAACAATAAAAAATCTTTGATTGAAGAATCATTTTCAAATAATCTTTTAGATTGTCCTAATTATACTAAACCAAAAAAAATTTTAAATTATTCTGTTCCAAAAGTTTTATTATCAGGAAATCATAAAAAAATAAAAGAATGGAGAATAAAACATGCATTAAAAAATACAATTTTAAAAAAACCAAATATTTTAAAAAGAAAATAA
- the aroQ gene encoding type II 3-dehydroquinate dehydratase: MKKKINILLINGPNLNLLGTREPEIYGKKTLEQIVNKIKKKSILLNVTLYDFQSNAEHKIVEKIHNCKKNNIQFILINPGAFTHTSISIRDALSAINIPFFEIHISNIFARENFRSHSWMSDIAQGVISGFGNYGYQIALKTAVKFLLEKEK, from the coding sequence ATGAAAAAAAAAATTAATATATTGTTAATTAACGGACCTAATTTAAATTTATTAGGAACAAGAGAACCAGAAATATATGGAAAAAAAACACTAGAACAAATAGTTAATAAAATTAAAAAAAAATCAATTCTTTTAAATGTTACTTTATATGATTTTCAATCTAATGCAGAACATAAAATAGTAGAAAAAATACATAATTGTAAGAAAAATAATATACAATTTATTTTAATTAATCCCGGTGCTTTTACTCATACTAGTATTTCTATACGAGATGCTTTATCAGCTATAAATATACCATTTTTTGAAATTCATATATCTAACATCTTTGCTAGAGAAAATTTTAGATCTCACTCCTGGATGTCTGATATAGCACAAGGTGTTATATCAGGTTTTGGAAATTACGGATATCAAATAGCATTAAAGACTGCAGTAAAATTTTTATTAGAAAAAGAAAAATAA